From Aliarcobacter butzleri, the proteins below share one genomic window:
- a CDS encoding sensor histidine kinase: MKKIFIKYKEYSYIFKALAILTFITIICHIFREHLGIINIALIHIIPVIVVAIHGNIKATFFMTFLSVLFLNFLYIPPLYSFNVNNELYLWSFLIFGVVGLIITIQAKNLITQKKQNELKESLLHIISHDLRTPLSTIHGTINLILSNDKLDSKSLYPLLEDINYASISMKRLITNLLDSTRLSNKNFDLKQEWCDFEDIIGVALNEFSQKQNDEKLNIKIDELALFWGDNILLTQLIVNLLDNAFKYSKSDSKIDLEVENLNNFIRIKVFNETEYIDKKKLKNIFDKFYRLEDTNDISGSGIGLAICKSIVKLHNGEIKAVSKDNGILIEIELPIVKRVNL; encoded by the coding sequence ATGAAAAAAATATTTATTAAATATAAAGAGTATTCTTATATCTTCAAAGCTTTGGCTATATTGACTTTTATAACTATAATTTGTCATATATTTAGAGAACATTTAGGTATTATAAATATTGCTTTGATTCATATAATTCCTGTTATCGTTGTAGCAATTCATGGAAATATAAAAGCTACTTTTTTTATGACTTTTTTGAGTGTTTTATTTTTAAACTTTTTATATATTCCTCCTTTATATAGTTTTAATGTAAACAATGAGTTATATCTTTGGAGTTTTTTAATTTTTGGAGTTGTTGGATTGATTATTACGATTCAAGCTAAAAATTTAATCACACAAAAAAAACAAAATGAATTAAAAGAGAGTTTATTACATATTATTTCTCATGATTTAAGAACACCACTTTCAACAATTCACGGAACTATAAATCTTATTTTGTCAAATGACAAGTTAGATTCTAAGAGTTTATATCCACTTTTAGAAGATATAAATTACGCTTCAATAAGTATGAAAAGATTGATAACAAATCTTTTGGATAGTACAAGATTATCAAATAAAAATTTTGATTTAAAACAAGAATGGTGTGATTTTGAAGATATTATTGGAGTTGCTTTAAATGAATTTTCTCAAAAACAAAATGATGAAAAATTAAATATAAAAATAGATGAACTAGCACTTTTTTGGGGAGACAATATACTTTTGACTCAATTAATTGTAAATCTACTTGATAATGCTTTTAAATATTCAAAAAGTGATTCAAAAATAGATTTAGAGGTAGAAAATTTAAACAATTTTATAAGAATTAAAGTATTTAATGAAACAGAATATATTGATAAAAAAAAGTTAAAAAATATTTTTGATAAATTTTATAGACTTGAAGATACAAACGATATTTCAGGAAGTGGTATTGGATTGGCTATTTGTAAAAGTATAGTAAAACTTCATAATGGAGAGATAAAAGCTGTTTCAAAAGATAATGGAATTTTAATAGAGATTGAACTACCAATAGTAAAAAGAGTAAATCTATGA
- a CDS encoding TrkH family potassium uptake protein, whose product MMDHRYVKSIFLGYVLIIFLGALILSLPICHIGELKFIDAIFTSASATSVTGLIVKSTSEDFTFWGELVILILIQSGGIGYMTLVIIFFLSLKQNINFDAKRAIKQSLDLPNLDAKEFVKKIILVVFLIELIGATILSFQFLEKYELKDAIWYGIFHSISAFNNAGFSLFTDCLISYQGDFITLFTLSMLIIFGGLGYFVLIEIYENRKFSKRFSIHTRIMLYGTLILIIGGMFLFLSIEWNNAKTFGELDFFEKILNSFFLSVNFRTSGFNSIDLSSLKDSSLFFSTIFMMIGAGQGGTAGGMKITTVAILIISVIYILKDSNQQPSIFKRTIEQKHINKALAIIISSSFFVLFATLLLVETQNLPFIKILFEVVSAFGTVGVSTGNGGILSLSEQFDSFGKSLIIVLMIGGRLGVFAFGIILLGKAKTKHFKYPVGKIVI is encoded by the coding sequence ATGATGGATCATAGATACGTAAAATCAATCTTTTTAGGTTATGTACTTATTATATTTTTAGGTGCACTAATTTTAAGTTTACCTATTTGTCATATTGGAGAGTTAAAATTTATTGATGCCATTTTTACTTCAGCAAGTGCCACAAGCGTAACGGGATTGATTGTAAAAAGTACTTCTGAAGATTTTACTTTTTGGGGAGAATTAGTTATTTTGATTCTAATTCAATCAGGTGGAATAGGGTATATGACTTTAGTTATTATTTTCTTTTTGTCTTTAAAACAAAATATAAACTTTGATGCTAAAAGAGCTATAAAACAATCTTTAGATTTACCAAATTTAGATGCAAAAGAGTTTGTAAAAAAGATTATTTTAGTTGTATTTTTGATTGAATTAATTGGTGCAACTATATTATCTTTTCAATTCTTGGAAAAATATGAATTAAAAGATGCTATTTGGTATGGAATATTTCATAGTATCAGTGCTTTTAATAATGCAGGTTTTTCTCTTTTTACAGATTGTTTAATATCTTATCAAGGAGATTTTATCACTCTTTTTACTCTATCAATGTTAATTATTTTTGGAGGTTTGGGTTATTTTGTTTTAATTGAGATTTATGAAAATAGAAAATTTTCAAAAAGATTTTCGATTCATACAAGAATTATGCTTTATGGAACACTTATTTTGATAATTGGTGGAATGTTTTTATTTTTATCAATCGAGTGGAATAATGCAAAAACTTTTGGAGAATTAGACTTTTTTGAAAAGATTTTAAACTCATTTTTTTTATCTGTAAATTTTAGAACAAGTGGATTTAATAGTATAGATTTATCATCTTTAAAAGATTCATCTTTGTTTTTTTCAACTATATTTATGATGATTGGAGCAGGTCAAGGAGGAACAGCAGGTGGTATGAAAATAACAACTGTTGCAATTTTGATAATTTCAGTTATTTATATTTTAAAAGATAGCAATCAACAACCAAGTATTTTCAAAAGAACAATTGAACAAAAACATATAAATAAAGCTTTGGCAATTATTATAAGTTCATCTTTTTTTGTTTTATTTGCAACATTGCTTTTAGTTGAAACTCAAAACTTACCATTTATAAAAATACTTTTTGAAGTAGTTTCAGCTTTTGGAACAGTTGGTGTATCTACTGGAAATGGTGGAATTTTGAGTTTATCTGAACAGTTTGATAGTTTTGGAAAAAGTTTAATCATTGTTTTAATGATAGGTGGAAGATTAGGTGTTTTTGCTTTTGGAATTATTTTATTAGGAAAAGCAAAAACTAAACATTTTAAATATCCAGTAGGAAAGATAGTAATATGA
- a CDS encoding response regulator produces MIKNLIQIIEDDKSVKKLLEIAFKEFEFEFISSENKKNALLMFLSHNPNLLVVDLGLPDGDGKDLIKQIREISKVPIIVLTARHDEKEIIAALDVGADDYITKPFSVNELLARIRANLRRIANVEIESANRFICDELELDIVSRDIFLKKEKLKLTPIEYELLKYFMLHANKTLTHKQILQEVWGTAYQNEMPYLRTYVNTLRKKIEENSTRPKYIKTESGIGYRFSF; encoded by the coding sequence ATGATAAAAAATTTGATACAAATAATTGAAGATGATAAATCTGTAAAAAAACTTTTAGAAATCGCTTTTAAAGAGTTTGAATTTGAATTTATTTCAAGTGAAAATAAAAAGAATGCTTTATTAATGTTTTTAAGCCATAATCCAAATTTATTAGTTGTAGATTTGGGATTGCCAGATGGCGATGGAAAAGATTTAATAAAACAAATTAGAGAGATTTCAAAAGTTCCAATTATAGTTTTAACTGCACGTCATGATGAAAAAGAGATAATCGCAGCTCTTGATGTTGGTGCTGATGATTATATAACCAAACCATTTTCAGTAAATGAACTACTTGCTAGAATTAGAGCAAATTTAAGAAGAATTGCAAATGTTGAAATTGAATCAGCAAATAGATTTATTTGTGATGAACTTGAACTGGATATTGTCTCAAGAGATATTTTTTTAAAAAAAGAGAAATTGAAACTAACGCCAATAGAGTACGAATTACTAAAATATTTTATGTTACATGCAAATAAAACTTTAACTCATAAACAAATACTTCAAGAAGTTTGGGGAACTGCTTATCAAAACGAGATGCCTTATTTACGAACTTATGTAAATACATTAAGAAAAAAGATTGAAGAAAATAGTACAAGACCAAAATATATCAAAACAGAATCTGGTATTGGTTATAGGTTTTCTTTTTAG
- a CDS encoding potassium channel family protein, with translation MKTIAVIGLGKFGFYVAKSLSRLDVKVIAVDNDEKKVQEISEFIDDAYIVDSMSKQALQEVGIYNLDTVIVSIGENIEASILTVMALKDLNNKVIIAKAINSTHGDILSKIGAYKVIYPEKIAGRMLVKKLLDTITVEEIDISNTIKMVKLFANDNFIDKKISQIEEEYKNIKMVSYKSQGNWFINIDSSYVIKKDDLLVFICEVKYVNDFLSRVK, from the coding sequence ATGAAAACAATAGCAGTTATAGGTTTAGGAAAATTTGGATTTTATGTTGCAAAGAGTTTATCAAGATTAGATGTAAAAGTTATTGCAGTTGATAATGATGAAAAAAAAGTTCAAGAAATAAGTGAATTTATTGATGATGCTTATATTGTTGATAGTATGAGTAAACAAGCTTTACAAGAAGTAGGTATTTACAATCTTGATACAGTAATTGTAAGTATTGGAGAGAATATAGAAGCTAGTATATTAACTGTAATGGCTTTAAAAGATTTGAATAATAAAGTAATTATTGCAAAAGCAATAAATTCGACACATGGAGATATATTATCAAAAATTGGAGCATATAAAGTTATTTATCCTGAAAAAATAGCTGGAAGAATGTTAGTTAAAAAACTTCTTGATACCATAACTGTTGAAGAGATAGATATAAGTAATACGATTAAGATGGTAAAACTTTTTGCAAATGATAATTTTATAGATAAAAAAATTTCTCAAATAGAAGAAGAATATAAAAATATAAAAATGGTCTCTTATAAGAGTCAAGGAAATTGGTTTATAAATATTGATTCATCATATGTGATAAAAAAAGATGATTTATTAGTTTTTATTTGTGAAGTAAAATATGTAAATGATTTTCTATCAAGGGTAAAATAA